From Onychostoma macrolepis isolate SWU-2019 chromosome 05, ASM1243209v1, whole genome shotgun sequence, one genomic window encodes:
- the b3galt8 gene encoding beta-1,3-galactosyltransferase 1 → MGSSFVTLDYLRLFCLNMRERSRYKPLKYFAVAGLITLVVILVFSSTIRPSLLKKTPAPKELYGVISPSTYKFLLNQPELCEKKSPFLVLMIPVTLKDTEARTAIRRTWGQDGLISLVTILHLFVIGQPAQSDPVLQEHLERESKEYGDIIQMDFVDSYHNLTIKTMMIMNWIATYCQGAWYAMKIDADIFLNVRYLVDYLHDQSKSSRKDYITGSVISDAVPHRDSFNKWYISEDLYPDSWYPPYVSGAAYVFSTDLARKISWASRFVRPIPLEDVYVGLCLHVLGVKPVYATTFLGFRNLFEVRKLKYERCTFAKRIIVNGFNPQKLLHIWHDFQKSYFTC, encoded by the coding sequence ATGGGTTCAAGTTTTGTAACTTTAGACTACCtacgtttattttgtttaaatatgcgAGAACGATCGCGATATAAACCTTTAAAATACTTTGCTGTAGCTGGATTAATAACACTTGTAGTTATCCTCGTTTTTAGCAGCACAATACGGCCGTCTCTGCTGAAGAAGACTCCAGCACCTAAAGAGCTCTATGGCGTGATCTCACCATCAACATACAAATTCCTTCTGAACCAGCCAGAACTGTGTGAGAAGAAGAGTCCCTTCCTGGTTCTTATGATCCCAGTGACTCTCAAAGACACAGAGGCGAGGACTGCTATTAGAAGGACATGGGGTCAAGATGGCTTGATTTCTCTTGTGaccattttgcatttgtttgtcATTGGTCAGCCAGCACAAAGTGACCCAGTACTGCAGGAGCACCTTGAGAGGGAGAGCAAGGAATATGGGGACATCATTCAAATGGACTTTGTGGACAGCTACCATAATCTCACCATCAAGACAATGATGATTATGAACTGGATAGCCACTTACTGCCAGGGTGCCTGGTACGCCATGAAGATCGATGCAGATATCTTTCTCAATGTGCGTTACCTGGTGGACTACTTGCATGACCAGAGCAAATCCTCAAGGAAAGACTACATTACTGGATCAGTCATCTCAGATGCTGTTCCTCACAGGGACAGCTTCAACAAATGGTACATCTCAGAGGATCTTTACCCAGATTCCTGGTATCCTCCGTACGTGTCTGGAGCCGCATATGTCTTTTCTACTGACTTGGCCAGAAAAATATCCTGGGCCTCTAGATTTGTGCGACCGATTCCACTCGAAGATGTCTATGTGGGGTTGTGCCTACACGTCCTGGGTGTAAAACCAGTTTATGCAACAACATTTCTGGGATTTAGGAATCTTTTTGAGGTGCGCAAACTGAAGTATGAAAGGTGCACTTTTGCCAAGCGCATAATAGTGAATGGCTTTAACCCACAGAAACTTCTCCACATTTGGCATGACTTTCAGAAGTCTTATTTTACATGTTGA